A genome region from Pseudomonas sp. N3-W includes the following:
- a CDS encoding DUF1289 domain-containing protein, with the protein MTQPATVRPPKPLYSNVSPAVASPCSGVCRLDEQKVCLGCFRHVEDIREWRSADDERRRVICAQAVQRKASV; encoded by the coding sequence GTGACTCAGCCTGCCACCGTTCGCCCGCCCAAGCCGCTTTACAGCAACGTCAGCCCTGCAGTTGCGTCGCCGTGCAGCGGTGTGTGTCGGCTGGATGAGCAAAAGGTTTGCCTGGGGTGTTTTCGCCATGTCGAGGATATTCGCGAGTGGCGTTCGGCGGACGATGAGCGTCGGCGGGTGATTTGTGCCCAGGCTGTGCAGCGCAAAGCTTCGGTATAA
- the cyaY gene encoding iron donor protein CyaY: MSLTEARFHDLVDATQQTLEDIFDESDLDIDLESSAGVLTVKFENGSQLIFSRQEPLRQLWLAAVSGGFHFDYDEESERWMCDKSEEQLGEMLERIVQQQAGAEFDFEGL, from the coding sequence ATGAGTTTGACCGAAGCCCGTTTCCACGACCTCGTCGATGCCACCCAGCAAACGCTGGAGGACATTTTTGACGAGAGTGACCTGGATATCGACCTGGAGAGCTCGGCCGGTGTGCTCACCGTCAAGTTCGAAAATGGCAGCCAGTTGATCTTCAGCCGCCAGGAGCCGCTGCGTCAGCTGTGGCTGGCGGCGGTGTCCGGTGGCTTCCACTTCGACTACGACGAAGAGAGCGAGCGCTGGATGTGTGACAAGAGCGAAGAGCAACTGGGCGAGATGCTGGAACGCATCGTCCAGCAGCAGGCCGGCGCCGAATTCGATTTCGAAGGCCTGTGA
- the lptM gene encoding LPS translocon maturation chaperone LptM has product MKRLISSLAALVAVACLVSACGQKGPLYLPDPSQDPAEQAKSSQKSPSKAHQHDAETSSY; this is encoded by the coding sequence ATGAAGCGCCTGATCTCTTCCCTTGCTGCGCTCGTCGCGGTTGCCTGCCTTGTATCGGCCTGTGGTCAAAAAGGCCCGCTGTACCTGCCAGATCCCAGCCAGGACCCTGCAGAGCAGGCCAAGTCGTCGCAGAAATCGCCGTCGAAAGCACATCAGCACGACGCCGAAACCTCCTCTTACTAA
- the lysA gene encoding diaminopimelate decarboxylase has product MDAFNYRGGELFAEGVALSAIAERFGTPTYVYSRAHIEAQYLAYADALAGMPHLVCFAVKANSNLGVLNVLARLGAGFDIVSRGELERVLAAGGSPDKIVFSGVGKTRDDMRRALEVGVHCFNVESTDELERLQVVAAELGVRAPISLRVNPDVDAGTHPYISTGLKENKFGIAIADAEDVYIRAAQLPNLEVVGVDCHIGSQLTSLPPFLDALDRLLGLVDRLGDCGIYLRHIDLGGGLGVRYRDEEPPLAGDYIKAVRERLDGRDLALVFEPGRFIVANAGVLLTQVEYLKHTEHKDFAIVDAAMNDLIRPALYQAWMDVTAVRPRDTATRAYDIVGPICETGDFLAKDRQLALEEGDLLAVHSAGAYGFVMSSNYNTRGRTAEVLVDGDQAFEVRRRETVAELFAGESLLPE; this is encoded by the coding sequence ATGGACGCTTTTAACTACCGTGGCGGGGAGCTGTTCGCGGAAGGCGTGGCCCTGTCCGCCATCGCCGAACGCTTTGGCACGCCGACCTACGTCTACTCCCGCGCTCACATCGAAGCCCAGTACCTGGCGTACGCCGATGCGCTGGCCGGCATGCCGCACCTGGTCTGTTTTGCGGTCAAGGCCAACTCCAACCTCGGCGTCCTGAATGTCCTGGCCCGTCTCGGCGCCGGTTTCGACATCGTTTCCCGTGGCGAACTGGAACGCGTACTGGCCGCTGGCGGCAGCCCCGATAAGATCGTCTTCTCCGGTGTCGGCAAGACCCGTGACGACATGCGTCGCGCCCTGGAAGTCGGCGTGCACTGCTTCAACGTCGAATCCACCGACGAGCTGGAACGCCTGCAAGTGGTCGCCGCCGAACTGGGCGTTCGCGCGCCGATCTCGTTGCGCGTGAACCCGGACGTCGATGCTGGCACCCACCCGTACATTTCCACCGGTCTCAAAGAGAACAAGTTCGGCATCGCCATTGCCGACGCCGAAGACGTGTACATCCGCGCAGCCCAATTGCCCAACCTGGAAGTCGTCGGTGTCGATTGCCACATCGGCTCGCAACTGACCAGCCTGCCTCCGTTCCTCGATGCGCTCGACCGCCTGCTGGGTCTGGTCGATCGGCTGGGCGACTGCGGCATCTACCTGCGTCACATCGATCTCGGTGGTGGCCTGGGCGTGCGTTATCGCGATGAAGAGCCGCCATTGGCTGGCGACTACATCAAGGCTGTGCGCGAACGTCTCGACGGTCGTGACCTGGCGCTGGTGTTCGAGCCAGGCCGCTTCATCGTCGCCAACGCCGGCGTGCTGCTGACCCAGGTCGAGTACCTCAAGCACACCGAACACAAAGACTTCGCCATCGTCGATGCGGCCATGAACGACCTGATCCGCCCGGCGCTGTATCAGGCCTGGATGGACGTCACTGCCGTGCGCCCTCGCGATACCGCGACGCGCGCCTACGACATCGTCGGCCCGATCTGCGAAACCGGCGACTTCCTGGCCAAGGATCGTCAGCTGGCCCTGGAAGAAGGCGACTTGCTGGCCGTGCATTCGGCGGGTGCCTACGGGTTTGTCATGAGTTCCAACTACAACACGCGCGGTCGTACCGCCGAAGTGTTGGTGGACGGTGATCAGGCATTCGAAGTGCGTCGCCGTGAAACGGTAGCCGAGTTGTTTGCTGGCGAAAGCCTGCTGCCGGAGTAA
- the dapF gene encoding diaminopimelate epimerase, whose amino-acid sequence MLLRFTKMHGLGNDFMVLDLVSQHAHILPKHAKQWGDRHTGIGFDQLLIVEAPSNPDVDFRYRIFNSDGSEVEQCGNGARCFARFVLDKRLTAKRQIRVETKSGIIELDIRSDGQISVDMGAPRLVPADIPFEAQGQALSYPLEVDGTTVELAAVSMGNPHAVLRVSDINNAPVHELGPKIEHHPRFPARVNVGFLQVIDRNRAQLRVWERGAGETQACGTGACAAAVAAISQGWMDSPLLIDLPGGRLSIEWAGPGQPVMMTGPAVRVYEGQVRL is encoded by the coding sequence ATGCTGCTGCGTTTTACCAAGATGCACGGCCTGGGCAATGACTTCATGGTCCTCGACCTGGTCAGCCAGCACGCGCACATCCTGCCCAAACACGCCAAGCAATGGGGCGACCGGCACACCGGTATCGGTTTCGACCAGTTGCTGATCGTCGAAGCGCCGAGCAACCCGGACGTGGATTTCCGTTACCGGATCTTCAACTCCGACGGCTCCGAAGTGGAACAGTGCGGCAACGGTGCGCGCTGCTTCGCCCGTTTCGTGCTCGACAAACGCCTGACCGCCAAACGGCAGATTCGCGTCGAGACCAAAAGCGGCATTATCGAACTGGATATCCGCAGCGACGGTCAGATCAGCGTCGACATGGGCGCGCCGCGCCTGGTGCCGGCCGACATCCCGTTCGAAGCCCAGGGCCAGGCCCTGAGCTACCCGCTGGAAGTCGATGGCACCACCGTGGAACTGGCCGCCGTGTCCATGGGCAACCCCCATGCCGTGCTGCGGGTCAGCGACATCAACAACGCACCGGTGCATGAACTGGGACCGAAAATCGAACACCATCCGCGCTTCCCGGCGCGGGTCAATGTCGGTTTTCTCCAGGTCATCGACCGGAACCGCGCGCAATTGCGCGTCTGGGAACGTGGCGCAGGGGAAACCCAGGCCTGCGGCACCGGCGCCTGTGCAGCTGCGGTGGCTGCGATCAGCCAGGGGTGGATGGATTCGCCGCTGTTGATCGACCTGCCCGGCGGGCGTCTGTCCATTGAATGGGCAGGCCCTGGCCAACCGGTGATGATGACCGGCCCGGCAGTGCGCGTATACGAAGGACAAGTGCGTCTTTGA
- a CDS encoding DUF484 family protein, with protein MKDKPQVPARQPDESPSESLEAAAIAAYLEAHPDFFVDHEELLPALRIPHQRGDTVSLVERQMTILRDRNIELRHRLSHLMDVARDNDRLFDKTRRLILALMDATSLEEVVISVEDSLRQDFQVPFVSLILLGDNALPVGRWATHADAQTAIGGLLSEDKSVCGSLREHELDFLFGEDQRKQIGSTAVVAISYQGIHGVLAIASRDPQHYKSSVGTLFLSYIAEVMGRVLPRVNNSLRSVR; from the coding sequence ATGAAAGATAAGCCCCAGGTCCCCGCCCGACAGCCCGACGAATCCCCTTCCGAAAGCCTTGAGGCGGCGGCGATTGCCGCGTACCTGGAGGCTCATCCGGATTTCTTCGTCGACCACGAAGAACTGCTCCCGGCCCTGCGCATTCCGCACCAGCGCGGCGACACCGTGTCGCTGGTAGAACGCCAGATGACCATCCTGCGCGACCGCAATATCGAACTGCGTCATCGCCTCTCGCACTTGATGGACGTCGCTCGCGACAACGACCGGCTCTTCGACAAGACCCGCCGCCTGATTCTCGCGCTGATGGACGCCACCAGCCTGGAAGAAGTGGTGATCAGTGTCGAAGACAGCTTGCGCCAAGACTTCCAGGTGCCCTTCGTCAGCCTGATCCTGCTGGGTGACAACGCCCTGCCCGTGGGCCGCTGGGCCACCCACGCCGACGCGCAAACCGCCATCGGCGGGCTGCTCTCGGAAGACAAAAGTGTGTGCGGCAGCTTGCGCGAACACGAACTGGACTTCCTGTTCGGCGAAGACCAGCGCAAGCAGATCGGCTCGACCGCTGTCGTCGCTATCAGCTATCAGGGCATCCACGGTGTCCTGGCCATTGCCAGCCGCGATCCGCAGCACTACAAGAGTTCGGTGGGCACGCTGTTCCTCAGCTACATCGCCGAGGTCATGGGCCGCGTGCTGCCACGGGTCAATAATTCCCTGCGCTCGGTACGCTGA